In a genomic window of Balaenoptera ricei isolate mBalRic1 chromosome 3, mBalRic1.hap2, whole genome shotgun sequence:
- the PDCD6 gene encoding programmed cell death protein 6 isoform X1 — protein sequence MAAYPYRPGPGAGPSAGAALPDQSFLWNVFQRVDKDRSGVISDNELQQALSNGTWTPFNPVTVRSIISMFDRENKAGVNFSEFTGVWKYITDWQNVFRTYDRDNSGMIDKNELKQALSGFGYRLSDQFHDTLIRKFDRQGRGQIAFDDFIQGCIVLQRLTDIFRRYDTDQDGWIQVSYEQYLSMVFSIV from the exons ATGGCCGCCTACCCGTACCGCCCGGGCCCCGGGGCTGGCCCTTCCGCGGGCGCCGCGCTGCCggaccagagcttcctgtggAATGTCTTCCAGAG GGTTGACAAAGACAGGAGCGGTGTGATATCCGACAACGAGCTTCAGCAAGCACTATCCAATG GCACCTGGACTCCGTTTAATCCAGTGACGGTCCGGTCGATCATAT CCATGTTTGACAGAGAGAACAAGGCCGGCGTGAACTTCAGCGAGTTCACCGGTGTCTGGAAGTACATCACGGACTGGCAGAACGTCTTCCGCACCTACGACAGGGACAACTCGGGCATGATCGACAAGAACGAGCTCAAGCAAGCCCTCTCAGGTTTTG GGTACCGGCTCTCTGACCAGTTTCACGACACCCTCATTCGGAAGTTCGACAGACAAGGACGGGGGCAGATCGCCTTTGACGACTTCATCCAGGGCTGCATCGTCTTGCAG AGGTTGACAGATATATTCAGACGCTACGACACGGATCAGGACGGCTGGATTCAGGTGTCATATGAACAGTATCTTTCCATGGTCTTCAGCATCGTATGA
- the PDCD6 gene encoding programmed cell death protein 6 isoform X2, with protein sequence MAAYPYRPGPGAGPSAGAALPDQSFLWNVFQRVDKDRSGVISDNELQQALSNGTWTPFNPVTVRSIISMFDRENKAGVNFSEFTGVWKYITDWQNVFRTYDRDNSGMIDKNELKQALSGYRLSDQFHDTLIRKFDRQGRGQIAFDDFIQGCIVLQRLTDIFRRYDTDQDGWIQVSYEQYLSMVFSIV encoded by the exons ATGGCCGCCTACCCGTACCGCCCGGGCCCCGGGGCTGGCCCTTCCGCGGGCGCCGCGCTGCCggaccagagcttcctgtggAATGTCTTCCAGAG GGTTGACAAAGACAGGAGCGGTGTGATATCCGACAACGAGCTTCAGCAAGCACTATCCAATG GCACCTGGACTCCGTTTAATCCAGTGACGGTCCGGTCGATCATAT CCATGTTTGACAGAGAGAACAAGGCCGGCGTGAACTTCAGCGAGTTCACCGGTGTCTGGAAGTACATCACGGACTGGCAGAACGTCTTCCGCACCTACGACAGGGACAACTCGGGCATGATCGACAAGAACGAGCTCAAGCAAGCCCTCTCAG GGTACCGGCTCTCTGACCAGTTTCACGACACCCTCATTCGGAAGTTCGACAGACAAGGACGGGGGCAGATCGCCTTTGACGACTTCATCCAGGGCTGCATCGTCTTGCAG AGGTTGACAGATATATTCAGACGCTACGACACGGATCAGGACGGCTGGATTCAGGTGTCATATGAACAGTATCTTTCCATGGTCTTCAGCATCGTATGA